tctctggttcctctgccttttttaaaaccagcttgaacatcaggaagttcatggttcatgtactattgaagcctggcttggagaattttgagcattagtttactagcgtgtgagatgagtgcaattgtgcggtagtttgagcattctttggcattgcccttctttgggattggaatgaaaactgatcttttccattctgtggccactgctgagttttccaaatttgctggcatactgagtgcagcactttcacagcatcatctttcaggatttgaaatagctcaactggaattgcatcacctccactagccttgttaatagtgatgctttctaaggcccacttgacttcacattctaggatgtctggctctaggtcagtgatcacaccatcgtgattctcttggttgtgaagatcttttttgtgcaattctttgtattcttgccacctcttcttaatatcgtctgcttctgttaggtccataccatttctttcctgtatcgagcccatctttgcatgaaaagttcccttggtatctctaattttcttgaagggatctctagtctttcccattccgttgttttcttctatttctttgcattgatcactgaggaaggctttcttatctctccttgctattcgttggaactctgcattcatacgtttatatctttccttttcacctttgcttttcgcttctcttcttttcacagctatttgtaaggcctcctcaggcagctattttgcttttttgcatttcttttccatggggatggtcttgatccctgtctcctgtacaatgtcatgcggggagctgcccgtgaaaACGGGGTTAtttgtccgaaggacacagctctgggagctgcctcagtccttgagggtttgcttgcaaacatagctctctgtcccaccaccccagagattaggcgcttatttactacaagcacctggagttctgtgcaaacttctcatgcACAGGGAAATGTTacctggtgtaagaaataataacagggagccattcccatgctctcaagatttcttgtgactgtttgtaagatgtataggccaaccaagaaaaaatgtcaactgtcttgtctttctcacgctcttctgtataaatatgaggtgctgaataaagttggtgtcagactgcgtcccttcgtggagacgtgtctgaacctcttgaccccatctttgttgtagtctcttgctttcgtttctttcttagccccgccatgcacgttctcgggacctgatcgactttgctgGCTGGCACCAGCAGGTGGCGCCCAAAACAGGGACTCAAGAATCGGAGGGCGACCACGGCCGCTGCCCGCCAAGATTGAGGTATGTAAAAAGGAATTCCTAATTAATTAAAGTAAAGGGCAGGGAGGGTGATTGTCGAGAGTAATAAATCATGGGACAAGGCAATAGCTGCCAGTTATTTGTACATATGTTGAAAACTATGTTAAAAGGTAGGGGAATTCATGTAAATAAGTTACAGCTAgagaagtttttactttttatagaaGAAGTTTGTCCCTGGTTTccagaggaaggaacagttagtctGGAAACTTGGAAAAAGGTAGGAAAACAATTGCAGACATACTATTCCTTACATGGTCCCAATCGTGTTCCTGTGGATGCTTTTTCTTTGTGGACTCTCGTAAGAGACTGTCTGGATCCTGAACATAAGGGACATAAAATTCAAACAGCTCTCAGGGATTCCACAGAACCCAAAGTTGCAGAGCATTCCGCCCCTCTGCCTGAGCTGCTTTATGCTGTGCCTGAGGGAGCAGCTTGTAAGGCTGGAGGGAGTGATGATGTGTTAAGGTCTGATGAACAGGAAGAGTTAAATGAACAAGCGGCTCAGTACCATAGAGAGGATATGCCTTgggagatgatggttagcattcaATCCCCCTCGGGAAAAGGGGAATTAAAGCATTCAGGGCTTTCAGAAGAACAgctggagaatttaattcagaggaTTGTTATAGCAGTAAAAAAGGATGCACAGGGAGACTCCCACTCCAACCAGCCTACTCCTCCAGCATATCCTCCCTCGGTTCTTGCTGGACTCGATCCACCTCTGCCTTTTGTAGAGCTGTGAGAGCTTATATCTATGCCTGCTTCTTGGCCcggtgaaaacataaaaattaaaagtgagataTTATTATCTCCTCTTCAACAAGCGATTAAGCGAGCTAATGAAGAAGGAGAACATATTCCCGGGTTTTCAGGAATCTATCCAGTGTTTGAAAATGATCAACAGCAGAGGTATTATGAACCGCTGCCCTTTAAGCAACTGAAAGAGTTAAAAATGGCTTGTGCACAATACGGCCCGACTGCACCGTTTACTCAGGCTATTATAGAGGCTTTAGGAAATCAAAATCTGCCACCTAATGATTGGAAACAGGTTGCTCGGGCTTGTTTATCTGGAGGAGACTATTTACTATGGAAATCTGAGTTTGCTGAGCAGTGTGGGATCACAGCTGATATCAATCGGCGACAGGGACTGAACACCACTTATGAAAtgatggtgggagagggagaatatCGAGACACTAATAGTCAACTTAATTATTTGCCTGGAGCCTACCCTCAGATTAGTGCTGCGGCTCTACGAGCATGGAAAAAACTTCCAAATTCTGATAAAAAGACTGaagatttatctaaaattcaCCAGGGGCCAGATAAACTATATGAAGATTTTGTTGCCTACCTGCTTGAGACAATTAATAAAATGATAGGAGATGAACAGGCGGGAATGGTGTTGGCTAAATTGGGTTATTGCCTTAGCTGGTTTTGATGGACGCCTTGATAATCATTATCCCTCAGATAAAATTTTGCAATTTGCTCACTATCACCAATTTCTATTCCCAAAAATCAGTGTTTCTCAGCCCCTTGCCGACGCCCTAACTGTATTTACTGATGGCTCTTCTAATGGAATAGCTAGTTTGATTATACAGGGCAATACTGCCACCTGGCGTACTAATTATAAGTCTGCTCAAGAAGTAGAACTATTTGCTGTCTTTCAGGCTCTATTGCAAATTTCTGctccatttaatttatattccgACAGTCAATATATCATAAGAGCCTTAAACACTATTGAGACTGTTCCATTTATTGGTACCCTGAATTCTACTATCCAAACTCTTTTTTGTGATATACAAAATTTAATTTGTTCCAAagttaataaatgctattttggTCATATTCATGCtcactctgggcttcctggacctTTAGCACAAGGCAATGCTTTGGCTGATGAAGCTACACGTATGATATTTCCTTCATTGGAACAAATGGCAAAAACTTCTCACAGCTTACACCATCAAAACAGCAATAGTTTAAGACTTCAATTTGGCATTACTCGAGAAGCTGCCAGACAGATTGTTAAGCAATGTCAAACATGTCCCTCAATTTTTTAGCGTCCCTCATTATGGAGTTAATCCTCGAGGATTGTTGCCAAACGATATATGGCAAATGGATGTTACCCATATTCCTGAATTTGGTAAACAAAAATTT
This genomic interval from Bos javanicus breed banteng unplaced genomic scaffold, ARS-OSU_banteng_1.0 tig00000403_1, whole genome shotgun sequence contains the following:
- the LOC133244022 gene encoding LOW QUALITY PROTEIN: endogenous retrovirus group K member 7 Gag polyprotein-like (The sequence of the model RefSeq protein was modified relative to this genomic sequence to represent the inferred CDS: substituted 1 base at 1 genomic stop codon); amino-acid sequence: MGQGNSCQLFVHMLKTMLKGRGIHVNKLQLEKFLLFIEEVCPWFPEEGTVSLETWKKVGKQLQTYYSLHGPNRVPVDAFSLWTLVRDCLDPEHKGHKIQTALRDSTEPKVAEHSAPLPELLYAVPEGAACKAGGSDDVLRSDEQEELNEQAAQYHREDMPWEMMVSIQSPSGKGELKHSGLSEEQLENLIQRIVIAVKKDAQGDSHSNQPTPPAYPPSVLAGLDPPLPFVELXELISMPASWPGENIKIKSEILLSPLQQAIKRANEEGEHIPGFSGIYPVFENDQQQRYYEPLPFKQLKELKMACAQYGPTAPFTQAIIEALGNQNLPPNDWKQVARACLSGGDYLLWKSEFAEQCGITADINRRQGLNTTYEMMVGEGEYRDTNSQLNYLPGAYPQISAAALRAWKKLPNSDKKTEDLSKIHQGPDKLYEDFVAYLLETINKMIGDEQAGMVLAKLGYCLSWF